TTACTATCCGAACTTTCAAACacgttggtgagggttcgaatccccacattgtaatccccttttaaaaataaaaataaaaaatgaccaATGACGCATGTGCAGAACTCGATAATTAGACCGCCCTCTACCCTTCTTCACTTAAAATACTAAATTTTTGTCTACAACAAAGTTTCGATCTATAATGTATGCTTAACCACACAGGCGGTGCGCTCTTGCCACTAAACTAAAACCTCTGGACCTTCTCCGAATTTTCTTTGGAGTTCTTTCTAACCAAACACCATTTTCAATggcatttggtttaaaaaagaacaccagaaaattatTCCACTGTTTTTTCTTCCAGTCattatttgaaacaaaaattCTCTCAAATGTTCTGCTTGGCTTAGGACCAATGTGCTAATAATAAGTGTTGTGAGTAAGAGAGAATTAAATCACATCCAGACCACAAACCTAGacaaaattgaacttttttacttttattatatGCACAACAAAACCTGCTGGATTACAAAATAGTTTGTAACATCAGACTGCAAATAAAAAAGAGCTATATATTGTCtgtatatcacatatattgcCTATGTACTGTAGACCCTTCAATTTAACAAACTATTCAGTATATTTTTGTCTGCAAAGATGTCCAGGAGAGAGAGagcctgcaaaatcaaaaacaacaTCTTTCATGTTAGAACAAATGTCTCGTATACCTCTATATACAAATGGAGACTATCAcaatctatgttgctcggactcttgaAAAATACCACCGGGCGCGTCAAACATGggtgcaacaacattttttgGGGGTCCAAGCAACATAGCATACAATCTCTGTgcaaaaactttttcttttcgAGTAAGACAATGTAATTACCTCTGGAATGCTTAATTCAAGGCGAAATTTGGGACCGTCATAATGGTGAAGAATCGGCCTGAATGAGTCCTCTTCAAGTGGTTCACAAATTTTCCTTGTCACAACGCGCACCTATACACGAATAGACCGTATTAGGTCTCAATCCACATATCAATTCATTTTGCAGTTAAATCAGattaatatgtacatatattaatctggtaaatgaaataaatttgATAGGCAGTGGGATATCTGTCCCTGTGTAATCTATAGGTCAAAGGTTTACGCCGTGGAATCAACCCTTTAGATACAGGCCTTGCACGGACCTTGTGTTAACACTAGATGCTTAGTgtaccgggctgccctttttagGGTTGGATATTATTAATCCTTATTATTAGCAGTCAATATCCAAATAAAATTCTGCATAAAACTAGCAACATTCTTTAACTCTTCTTACTTGAGCAGGAAAGCGCGATTCACCATTGTTCTTCTTGTCCTCCCAGGCTGTAGGATCAATGTTGGACCCACCGAAACTCGCAGCCTATAAAACCGattcatgtattaattaaaCGGCCATGCAAAATAAAAGGGGAATAGATCATAAGCAACAAGAAATGACAGATTTACGATGGAAAAACAGAGAGACAAACCTCAAAAATTCCGTGAAGCTGATGGGTCGAGTAGTTGTAGAGAAAAAGAGGCAAGCCAGGAGTTATTTGGCGAACTGAATCACGGTAACGAGGTGGCAAGCCTGAAATATAATAGGAGCAGATATTAGAAAAAATGCCGATTCTACTTCTTCTGAAGAATAATCAGAACGGTCGAGCTATGCAAATACAACAAATCGATCAGTCACACCTTAATCTCAAATTAGTTGGTGTTAACTATATAATCCTATGTATCGACACCATTTATAGCATTCGTCATTCGGAGAATTTATCTTAGTTAAACAATTTATATGCTGGCTTATTTGAGACCAGCTTATATTTTGCAAAACTCACATTACTGAGTTTAATGGCGAATACAGGCAGTGCGGATTTCTCTTATATGAAACAATCAACTGAGGATCCAAAATTTGACGTTCAACCACCAGCAACCACTAAACCAGTGTTGTCATATTAAAACGAAGGCCAAATACATAGACAACCCCTTAAAGTTGGTTCTAGTTATCATTTTGATACCTTAACTCAACCTTGTACcctgctcggactcttcaaaaatgtcgacAAGTGCGTGTCGGatacttttggaggatctgacacTTGTGCTCCAATTTGGAGAGTCCAAGCACCATAGCTTGTACCTATTGAACACTTCCCTAAACTTAGAGGATACCTATTAGACACACACCATTTTTGCTATATCATTGTATTTCTCTGGAAATCAAAAGCAACAAAGTCCTATTACCAACTAAAAACAGCATAATTGAAATGCAAACTATAACATTAAAGACACTAACTTGTTGTCAACAACAACTATGCCTCACTAAAAGGGTACGCAGGAGGCTATTTCCACGACTCAAACCGTGACAGGCTCCCCTTcatactaaatatataaaataaaataaaagtgtaacaataaagaataatCCAGAAATAAAGCaacaaaaagaagggaaaaaaaagaaagaaagagaaaactCACCAAAGAGCTCCCTTTTGAGATTCTCATGCATAGTATCATTGTTGCAAACAAAAATATATCCACCAACTGTTTCATTTCTTGGTAATGATTCTGATGCTGGCAAAGTCTTGTACTTCTTATTATTCTCAGTACTATTATTACCACCCAAATCCTTATTACTCTCTCTATTaatcttgttattatttttcttcCCAAATTTATTCACAAATCCATAATCATCATTTTTCTTGATATTAACCCCTTTTGATGAATTCACCATAATATTGTTAAAATTCAAAGGGTTTGTATAAACACCTTTATTAAATCCACCATTTAAACTAACCCCACTACCCCCTCCATTCACTGCCACGTCAGCAATCTTGAAACCATCATTACTAAAAAGATTGTAATTTTTTATTGGATTTACAGAATTAATTTCACCACCTACTCTTATATcaaaatttcttctttcttcaggCTTTTTTGATATATAATTGTTGCTCCAAATTGAATCATTTGAAGATAAATTTGCTAAATTGTTTGTTTGTAAACGAAGGTTATCACTAAATTGGTAAAAAGATTGATTgttgtccatttttttttttcacttttttgctACACCCCAAAtgatatttttgtataaaaattTAATCTTGAACCAAAAGAGTgaaattgaagagaattttttctataaagattcaattttggactaaaagaatgaaattgaagagaaattttcTGCACAACTCTAAACCCCAGATGCTATTTTTTGTATAAAGATTCAATTTTTGGACTAaaagattgaaatgtaaagATGAACAAGCCTCAAAGAAGAGAAATTTTGTATAAAGATTCAATTTTTGGACTAAAAGAGTGAAATTTATAGATGAATAAGGCtcaacaagaaaaaaagtttcTACAAAAACTTAATCTTTGGTCTAATGGAGTGAGTAATGATTTTACAAAGTGAATGATATGAGAGTAGATAAAGAAAGAGCAAAGTGGGGTGGGTTTATAAAGAAGTGAGTAAACGCGGTAAAGGAAGTTTCCTAGAAATGAGAGGAATTAGGGGCAAGTTAAACTTAGTCGTGTTTTCACCctatccttttcttctttttttctttttttttcttttttatgtctGGTGTTCGATATTCGTATTGGAGTTCGATTATATCAGAATTCGTATGGGGTAAAGCACATTTTTTGGGAAAACACTCCCTACCAAAGATTTTCATAACTGCGCTCAAACTCGAGACTTCCTGCCGG
This portion of the Lycium ferocissimum isolate CSIRO_LF1 chromosome 1, AGI_CSIRO_Lferr_CH_V1, whole genome shotgun sequence genome encodes:
- the LOC132060137 gene encoding B2 protein-like, whose amino-acid sequence is MDNNQSFYQFSDNLRLQTNNLANLSSNDSIWSNNYISKKPEERRNFDIRVGGEINSVNPIKNYNLFSNDGFKIADVAVNGGGSGVSLNGGFNKGVYTNPLNFNNIMVNSSKGVNIKKNDDYGFVNKFGKKNNNKINRESNKDLGGNNSTENNKKYKTLPASESLPRNETVGGYIFVCNNDTMHENLKRELFGLPPRYRDSVRQITPGLPLFLYNYSTHQLHGIFEAASFGGSNIDPTAWEDKKNNGESRFPAQVRVVTRKICEPLEEDSFRPILHHYDGPKFRLELSIPEALSLLDIFADKNILNSLLN